A genome region from Arachis duranensis cultivar V14167 chromosome 6, aradu.V14167.gnm2.J7QH, whole genome shotgun sequence includes the following:
- the LOC107493967 gene encoding heme-binding-like protein At3g10130, chloroplastic isoform X2 has translation MVPLCNPTLSLPLPIPTKANNRSSNSIITNSASSSKRQRTTTTTSFSPFETRVSLIFALASQATSLSQRLIADMASETAKYVFPKRFESRTLEEAFMTVPDLETLNFKVLSRTDSYEIREVEPYFVAETTMPGKTGFDFNGSSQSFNVLAEYLFGKNTRKEKMEMTTPVITTKNPSDGVKMEMTTPVLTTKSEDPDKWKMSFVMPSKYGADLPLPRDSSVRIKEIPRKTVAVVSFSGFVNDEEVKHRELKLREALKSDRQFKIKEGSSVEVGQYNPPFTLPFQRRNEMALEVERKDE, from the exons ATGGTTCCCCTTTGCAACCCTACGCTTTCTCTGCCCCTCCCGATTCCGACGAAAGCCAACAACCGCTCCTCGAATTCAATTATCACCAACTCTGCTTCTTCCAGCAAGAGGCAGCGAACAACTACAACTACTTCCTTTTCGCCCTTCGAAACACGAGTCTCACTCATTTTCGCCCTTGCTTCTCAAGCTACCTCTCTCTCCCAGCGAC TTATAGCTGACATGGCTTCTGAGACTGCAAAGTACGTGTTTCCTAAAAGATTTGAAAGCCGCACGCTCGAGGAGGCCTTCATGACAG TTCCCGACCTTGAGACTCTCAACTTCAAAGTTCTTAGTAGAACGGACTCCTATGAGATTCGGGAAGTTGAG CCTTATTTTGTGGCAGAGACTACAATGCCTGGGAAGACTGGCTTTGATTTTAATGGTTCTTCTCAATCCTTTAACGTCCTAGCTGAGTACCTCTTCGGTAAG AatacaagaaaggaaaaaatggAGATGACTACACCAGTGATTACAACTAAGAATCCCTCGGATGGGGTTAAAATGGAGATGACTACCCCTGTGCTAACAACAAAG TCAGAAGATCCAGATAAATGGAAAATGTCTTTTGTCATGCCATCAAAATATGGTGCTGATCTGCCACTGCCTAGAGACTCCTCTGTGAGGATTAAAGAGATCCCCAGAAAAACAGTTGCTGTAGTTTCATTTTCAG GTTTTGTGAATGATGAAGAAGTCAAGCATCGTGAACTGAAATTACGCGAAGCCTTGAAAAGTGACAGACAGTTCAAAATTAAAGAGGGAAGTTCAGTAGAAGTTGGACAA TACAATCCACCATTTACCCTACCATTTCAACGGCGCAATGAAATGGCATTGGAGGTGGAACGGAAAGATGAGTAG
- the LOC107493967 gene encoding heme-binding-like protein At3g10130, chloroplastic isoform X3: MVPLCNPTLSLPLPIPTKANNRSSNSIITNSASSSKRQRTTTTTSFSPFETRVSLIFALASQATSLSQRRKFIADMASETAKYVFPKRFESRTLEEAFMTVPDLETLNFKVLSRTDSYEIREVEPYFVAETTMPGKTGFDFNGSSQSFNVLAEYLFGKNTRKEKMEMTTPVITTKNPSDGVKMEMTTPVLTTKSEDPDKWKMSFVMPSKYGADLPLPRDSSVRIKEIPRKTVAVVSFSGFVNDEEVKHRELKLREALKSDRQFKIKEGSSVEVGQVRCLLQTLG; encoded by the exons ATGGTTCCCCTTTGCAACCCTACGCTTTCTCTGCCCCTCCCGATTCCGACGAAAGCCAACAACCGCTCCTCGAATTCAATTATCACCAACTCTGCTTCTTCCAGCAAGAGGCAGCGAACAACTACAACTACTTCCTTTTCGCCCTTCGAAACACGAGTCTCACTCATTTTCGCCCTTGCTTCTCAAGCTACCTCTCTCTCCCAGCGACGTAAAT TTATAGCTGACATGGCTTCTGAGACTGCAAAGTACGTGTTTCCTAAAAGATTTGAAAGCCGCACGCTCGAGGAGGCCTTCATGACAG TTCCCGACCTTGAGACTCTCAACTTCAAAGTTCTTAGTAGAACGGACTCCTATGAGATTCGGGAAGTTGAG CCTTATTTTGTGGCAGAGACTACAATGCCTGGGAAGACTGGCTTTGATTTTAATGGTTCTTCTCAATCCTTTAACGTCCTAGCTGAGTACCTCTTCGGTAAG AatacaagaaaggaaaaaatggAGATGACTACACCAGTGATTACAACTAAGAATCCCTCGGATGGGGTTAAAATGGAGATGACTACCCCTGTGCTAACAACAAAG TCAGAAGATCCAGATAAATGGAAAATGTCTTTTGTCATGCCATCAAAATATGGTGCTGATCTGCCACTGCCTAGAGACTCCTCTGTGAGGATTAAAGAGATCCCCAGAAAAACAGTTGCTGTAGTTTCATTTTCAG GTTTTGTGAATGATGAAGAAGTCAAGCATCGTGAACTGAAATTACGCGAAGCCTTGAAAAGTGACAGACAGTTCAAAATTAAAGAGGGAAGTTCAGTAGAAGTTGGACAAGTGAGATGCTTATTGCAAACCTTAGGCTAA
- the LOC107493969 gene encoding glucosamine 6-phosphate N-acetyltransferase: METSEEQKYGVRRLEMSDKGKGFIELLQQLSVCDSVSDKEFEDRFRELSSLGDDHVICVIEDHVSKKIIATGSVFIEKKFLRNCGKVGHIEDVVVDSSTRGKQLGKKIINFLTDHARTMGCYKVILDCSIENKLFYEKCGFKQKEIQMVRYFV, encoded by the coding sequence ATGGAAACTAGTGAGGAACAAAAGTATGGAGTGCGAAGACTGGAGATGTCCGACAAGGGCAAAGGTTTCATAGAGCTACTGCAACAACTTAGTGTTTGTGATTCTGTCTCTGACAAGGAGTTTGAGGATAGATTCCGAGAGCTCAGTTCCCTCGGAGACGACCATGTTATCTGCGTCATTGAAGACCATGTTTCCAAGAAGATTATCGCTACGGGGAGCGTGTTCATCGAGAAGAAGTTTCTAAGAAACTGTGGCAAGGTTGGTCACATTGAGGACGTTGTTGTGGATTCCAGCACTCGTGGGAAGCAACTGGGAAAGAAGATAATCAACTTCCTAACTGATCATGCTCGTACAATGGGCTGCTACAAGGTCATTCTTGATTGCAGCATTGAAAACAAGCTCTTCTATGAGAAGTGTGGCTTCAAGCAGAAAGAAATTCAGATGGTTAGGTATTTCGTTTGA
- the LOC107493967 gene encoding heme-binding-like protein At3g10130, chloroplastic isoform X1, translated as MVPLCNPTLSLPLPIPTKANNRSSNSIITNSASSSKRQRTTTTTSFSPFETRVSLIFALASQATSLSQRRKFIADMASETAKYVFPKRFESRTLEEAFMTVPDLETLNFKVLSRTDSYEIREVEPYFVAETTMPGKTGFDFNGSSQSFNVLAEYLFGKNTRKEKMEMTTPVITTKNPSDGVKMEMTTPVLTTKSEDPDKWKMSFVMPSKYGADLPLPRDSSVRIKEIPRKTVAVVSFSGFVNDEEVKHRELKLREALKSDRQFKIKEGSSVEVGQYNPPFTLPFQRRNEMALEVERKDE; from the exons ATGGTTCCCCTTTGCAACCCTACGCTTTCTCTGCCCCTCCCGATTCCGACGAAAGCCAACAACCGCTCCTCGAATTCAATTATCACCAACTCTGCTTCTTCCAGCAAGAGGCAGCGAACAACTACAACTACTTCCTTTTCGCCCTTCGAAACACGAGTCTCACTCATTTTCGCCCTTGCTTCTCAAGCTACCTCTCTCTCCCAGCGACGTAAAT TTATAGCTGACATGGCTTCTGAGACTGCAAAGTACGTGTTTCCTAAAAGATTTGAAAGCCGCACGCTCGAGGAGGCCTTCATGACAG TTCCCGACCTTGAGACTCTCAACTTCAAAGTTCTTAGTAGAACGGACTCCTATGAGATTCGGGAAGTTGAG CCTTATTTTGTGGCAGAGACTACAATGCCTGGGAAGACTGGCTTTGATTTTAATGGTTCTTCTCAATCCTTTAACGTCCTAGCTGAGTACCTCTTCGGTAAG AatacaagaaaggaaaaaatggAGATGACTACACCAGTGATTACAACTAAGAATCCCTCGGATGGGGTTAAAATGGAGATGACTACCCCTGTGCTAACAACAAAG TCAGAAGATCCAGATAAATGGAAAATGTCTTTTGTCATGCCATCAAAATATGGTGCTGATCTGCCACTGCCTAGAGACTCCTCTGTGAGGATTAAAGAGATCCCCAGAAAAACAGTTGCTGTAGTTTCATTTTCAG GTTTTGTGAATGATGAAGAAGTCAAGCATCGTGAACTGAAATTACGCGAAGCCTTGAAAAGTGACAGACAGTTCAAAATTAAAGAGGGAAGTTCAGTAGAAGTTGGACAA TACAATCCACCATTTACCCTACCATTTCAACGGCGCAATGAAATGGCATTGGAGGTGGAACGGAAAGATGAGTAG